The following proteins are co-located in the Flammeovirga kamogawensis genome:
- a CDS encoding glycosyltransferase — MKIAYVLPINIERYTGVLYKVKSQVTEWKKQGNDVKIFLITSSNKDISHTPLSDLKNDIEIINIMSLLGGALELFLDFLGLSINYKNLDKKIDGFGPDIIYARNSIYQPFLNGLSKKWKVVFEVNTDMKAEYSLQKYDSLKYYFRYIYFILTNQFLLNKVSGIASVTYDIAKSLNHNNIKVFPNSINIYENSLNEFLHSEIEQNRIFFIGTDKMIWHGIDILLKLAERMPNFNFDIVGSSRPDSINIPSNVQFYGFLNKEEYKKVLAKATVTIASLAFFRNNMEEACPLKVREYMSFCKPIILPYKDTCFINQDIPEWILELPNNKEGILESTDKIKDFVYKCRNLIISQSEVEKFVHVSEIEKNRLAFFHEIKD; from the coding sequence ATGAAGATAGCATATGTTTTACCAATAAATATCGAAAGATATACGGGAGTATTGTATAAAGTAAAATCACAAGTTACCGAGTGGAAAAAACAAGGTAATGATGTGAAAATTTTCTTGATAACTAGTTCGAATAAAGATATTTCGCACACTCCTTTATCAGATTTAAAGAATGATATTGAAATAATAAATATAATGTCTCTTTTAGGAGGTGCTTTAGAGTTATTTTTAGATTTTCTTGGTTTATCTATAAACTATAAAAACTTAGATAAAAAAATAGATGGTTTTGGACCAGATATAATTTATGCTAGAAATAGTATTTATCAGCCTTTTTTAAATGGATTGAGTAAAAAGTGGAAAGTAGTTTTTGAAGTTAATACAGACATGAAAGCTGAATATTCACTTCAAAAATATGATAGTTTAAAATATTATTTTAGGTATATTTATTTTATTTTAACAAATCAATTTTTGTTAAATAAAGTGTCTGGAATTGCATCAGTTACTTATGATATTGCTAAGAGTTTAAATCATAATAATATTAAAGTATTTCCTAATAGTATTAATATTTATGAAAATTCTTTAAATGAGTTTTTGCATTCTGAAATTGAGCAGAATAGAATATTTTTTATTGGTACTGATAAAATGATTTGGCATGGAATTGATATCCTACTTAAATTAGCTGAGCGAATGCCTAATTTTAATTTTGATATTGTAGGTTCTTCAAGACCGGATTCAATAAATATTCCGTCAAATGTTCAATTTTATGGATTCTTAAATAAAGAGGAGTACAAAAAAGTATTAGCGAAAGCTACAGTAACAATAGCTTCTTTAGCCTTTTTTAGAAATAATATGGAAGAAGCATGTCCTTTAAAAGTAAGAGAATATATGTCTTTTTGTAAACCTATTATTTTACCTTACAAAGATACATGTTTTATCAATCAAGATATACCTGAATGGATATTAGAATTACCTAATAATAAAGAAGGGATCTTAGAGTCGACAGATAAAATTAAAGATTTTGTTTATAAGTGTAGGAATTTAATTATTAGCCAATCAGAAGTAGAAAAATTTGTTCACGTTTCTGAAATTGAGAAAAATAGGTTAGCATTTTTTCATGAAATTAAAGATTAA
- a CDS encoding WecB/TagA/CpsF family glycosyltransferase, whose translation MILNVILKKNEKERSFTFLNPASYVEARKNLDVYSKLDTIYIDGVLLVKFLHFFCRAKQVERQSFDMTSLAPIVFNNAIQESKTIYFIGSTQEAIEGFVKVIQSQFKGLIIKGFRSGYIRGEENKVAEDIIAHNPDIVVVGMGAPLQEQFLITLIDRGFQGIGYTCGGFIHQTSTSIRYYPKWVDKYNLRMPYRLYVEPEFRKKLPNYFKFCFYFFCDLIDYYKQENKP comes from the coding sequence ATGATATTAAATGTTATTCTAAAAAAGAACGAAAAAGAACGATCATTTACCTTTTTGAACCCTGCATCATATGTAGAGGCAAGGAAGAATTTAGATGTATATTCGAAATTAGATACAATATATATTGATGGAGTTTTATTGGTTAAGTTTTTACATTTTTTTTGTAGAGCTAAACAGGTAGAACGTCAAAGTTTCGATATGACATCATTAGCACCTATAGTGTTTAATAATGCAATACAAGAATCAAAAACAATATATTTTATTGGTTCAACACAAGAAGCTATTGAAGGGTTTGTTAAAGTGATTCAAAGTCAATTTAAAGGTTTAATAATTAAAGGTTTTAGAAGTGGTTATATTAGAGGTGAAGAAAATAAAGTAGCAGAAGATATAATTGCCCATAATCCAGATATTGTTGTTGTAGGGATGGGTGCACCACTTCAAGAACAATTTTTAATTACATTAATTGATCGAGGTTTTCAGGGGATAGGATATACTTGTGGAGGGTTTATACATCAAACATCAACGAGTATTCGATATTATCCAAAATGGGTTGATAAGTATAATTTACGAATGCCTTATAGATTATATGTAGAACCTGAATTTAGAAAAAAACTTCCAAATTATTTTAAGTTCTGTTTCTATTTTTTTTGTGACCTTATTGATTATTATAAACAAGAAAATAAACCTTGA
- a CDS encoding O-antigen ligase family protein, whose protein sequence is MITLSENKYDKLFITFSISTLTVGIFVLVKYILLEGTVTLRDVMLLYTNIHIPYYALYLIVSLLGLYFIKIQSRFLYLYFLFSFTILLFLGSKMGILNLVFISSLYIILEQRKIVKYVIPLLIILLPLSFFYTPFGKRFNQEVIKQTDKSRVRNWASGKKTISNSLWLGYGVGNTQEALQKYRPKNSYEYKERYNSHNQFIAIAVAFGIIGLILYFFMMFYYLYIGYIKNNYFLILFILLFNISSFTENLFDRQKGIVLFSVMVPLLISKMKK, encoded by the coding sequence ATGATTACTTTATCAGAAAACAAGTATGATAAATTATTTATTACATTTTCAATATCTACTTTAACTGTAGGTATATTCGTATTAGTAAAATATATTTTACTGGAGGGGACAGTGACGCTAAGAGATGTTATGTTGTTATATACTAATATACATATTCCTTATTATGCCTTGTATTTAATAGTATCCCTTTTAGGATTGTATTTCATTAAAATACAATCTAGATTTTTATATTTATATTTTCTTTTTTCTTTTACAATACTACTTTTTTTAGGGTCTAAGATGGGAATACTAAACCTAGTGTTTATATCAAGTCTTTATATTATTCTTGAACAGAGAAAAATAGTGAAGTATGTTATTCCATTATTGATTATTTTATTACCACTTTCCTTTTTTTATACACCGTTTGGTAAGAGATTTAATCAAGAAGTTATAAAACAGACAGATAAATCAAGAGTTCGGAATTGGGCATCAGGAAAAAAAACTATTTCAAATAGTTTGTGGTTGGGTTACGGTGTCGGGAATACACAAGAAGCACTGCAAAAGTACAGGCCTAAAAATAGTTATGAATATAAAGAAAGATATAATTCACATAATCAGTTTATTGCAATAGCAGTTGCATTTGGTATTATCGGATTAATTTTATATTTCTTTATGATGTTTTATTACCTATATATAGGTTATATAAAGAATAACTATTTTTTAATTTTATTTATATTATTATTTAATATTTCATCTTTTACAGAAAATCTTTTTGACAGACAGAAAGGAATTGTTTTGTTTTCTGTAATGGTACCACTACTTATTTCTAAAATGAAAAAGTAA
- the wecB gene encoding non-hydrolyzing UDP-N-acetylglucosamine 2-epimerase yields MKILTIIGARPQFIKAATVSRVIKKIENCTEILVHTGQHYDENMSDIFFDELGIPRPDYNLGVGGGSHGAQTGEMLAKIEKVLFKEKPDYLLVYGDTNSTLAGALAASKMHIPVVHVEAGLRSFNMKMPEEQNRILTDHISTLLFTPTDTGYSNLLKEGINDSSIYNIGDVMYDAAMYYGKKAQNNTNILEKLNVKYKDFILATIHRAENTDNIERLTMIFDELSNVAKTKKVILPLHPRTKKSLENINFNFSESKISFIDPVGYIEMVMLEMSSKLILTDSGGVQKEAFFHKVPCITLRDETEWVELVEAGFNFLAKDLKSLETLIGEVLSKSFDYDKYSFYGKANAANKVIDFLKVNK; encoded by the coding sequence ATGAAAATTTTAACGATTATTGGAGCGAGGCCTCAGTTTATTAAAGCAGCTACTGTATCAAGAGTAATAAAGAAAATAGAAAATTGCACTGAAATACTTGTTCATACTGGTCAACATTATGATGAAAATATGTCAGATATTTTTTTTGATGAGTTAGGTATCCCAAGACCAGATTATAATTTAGGAGTTGGAGGAGGATCTCATGGAGCTCAAACAGGTGAGATGCTAGCAAAAATTGAAAAAGTATTATTTAAAGAAAAACCAGATTACTTGTTAGTTTATGGAGATACTAACTCCACATTGGCTGGTGCTTTGGCTGCTTCAAAAATGCACATTCCGGTAGTTCATGTCGAAGCAGGCCTTCGTTCTTTTAATATGAAAATGCCTGAAGAACAAAATAGAATTTTAACAGACCATATCTCTACATTATTATTTACACCTACTGATACTGGATATTCAAATTTATTGAAAGAAGGTATTAATGATTCTTCAATATATAATATTGGAGATGTTATGTATGATGCGGCTATGTATTATGGAAAAAAAGCCCAAAATAACACAAATATATTAGAAAAGTTAAATGTGAAATATAAAGATTTTATTTTAGCAACTATTCATAGAGCAGAAAATACTGATAATATAGAAAGACTAACTATGATATTTGATGAATTATCTAATGTTGCAAAAACAAAAAAAGTGATTTTACCTTTACATCCAAGAACAAAAAAATCTCTTGAGAATATTAATTTTAATTTTAGTGAAAGTAAAATATCATTTATAGATCCTGTTGGATACATAGAAATGGTAATGTTAGAGATGTCATCGAAACTGATTTTGACAGATTCTGGAGGTGTTCAAAAAGAAGCTTTTTTTCATAAAGTACCTTGTATAACCTTGAGAGATGAAACTGAATGGGTGGAATTAGTAGAAGCTGGATTTAATTTTCTTGCAAAGGATTTAAAATCATTAGAAACCTTAATTGGAGAAGTATTATCAAAATCTTTTGATTATGATAAATATAGTTTTTATGGTAAAGCAAATGCTGCAAATAAAGTAATTGATTTCTTAAAAGTGAATAAATGA
- a CDS encoding transposase: MRKKRTAYDKEFKQMVVNLHKSGKSIQEVGRELELNTNMVARWIREEEKYGENSFQGNGKPVMTDLEYENARLRKALKEAEEEREILKKAVSIFSRSDNKNTNL, from the coding sequence ATGAGAAAGAAAAGAACAGCTTACGACAAGGAGTTTAAACAGATGGTTGTTAATCTTCATAAGTCAGGTAAATCGATTCAAGAAGTGGGTAGAGAATTAGAATTAAATACTAATATGGTAGCTCGTTGGATCAGAGAGGAAGAAAAATATGGAGAGAATAGTTTTCAAGGAAATGGCAAGCCTGTAATGACAGATCTTGAATATGAAAATGCACGATTACGTAAAGCTTTAAAAGAAGCAGAAGAGGAACGTGAGATATTAAAAAAGGCTGTAAGCATCTTCTCCAGGAGCGACAATAAAAATACCAATTTATAA
- a CDS encoding asparagine synthase C-terminal domain-containing protein — MNNNILSRIVLRNNKGYAWENNNGLFYKSDESPVFPSAIDIDNIEILINQITSSFSFVYENEDVIIACVDRIRSMPLFYYFDENNFIITDNTTFLDKEISLELEGEFIDEFKLTGFVTKNNTLVKNLYQIEAGAYLVYNKRTHKCVIKQYFSFEREEYLPEKKESDYFNDLDNLYVNLAKKIKKQVGDKQCVVPLSGGYDSRLILYLLKEAGITNVVCFSYGIKSNYEKNISKKIADLFNFKWIFVEYSEGLWLNTLNSPKIKEYFDFSGNYTSLPHIQDFPAIEFLVSKKIIDYDSYIIPGHSYDFLAGSHLNKKIINKKQFSNEEINKLIFEKHYSLVIQKYDHRKIVNINNEILDNTEAFSIVDEWNWKERQSKFIVNSVRVYEFFDLKWLLPLWDKTLMDFWSKIPMEYCIERNLFKLHFNYRFNNNEEILKDNISFSKKDAIKSLMKKWYFSSILLNTITIIISYTSENYSLFGVVPRKKFIIESILKKKTSINSFLSEYYIKQNKIK; from the coding sequence TTGAATAATAATATTTTAAGTAGAATTGTTTTAAGAAATAATAAAGGTTATGCTTGGGAAAACAATAACGGATTATTTTATAAAAGTGATGAATCTCCTGTTTTTCCTTCAGCTATAGATATTGATAATATTGAAATATTAATAAATCAAATTACATCTTCATTTTCATTTGTTTATGAAAATGAAGATGTAATTATAGCTTGTGTAGATAGAATTCGATCAATGCCTTTATTTTATTATTTTGATGAGAATAACTTTATTATTACTGATAATACAACTTTCCTAGATAAAGAAATTTCTTTAGAATTGGAGGGTGAGTTTATAGATGAATTTAAATTAACAGGTTTTGTTACAAAAAATAATACTCTAGTAAAGAATTTGTATCAAATTGAGGCAGGTGCATATCTGGTATATAATAAAAGAACTCATAAATGTGTGATAAAACAATACTTTTCATTTGAGAGAGAAGAATACTTGCCTGAAAAAAAAGAATCTGATTATTTTAATGATTTAGATAATCTTTATGTGAACCTCGCTAAGAAGATAAAGAAACAAGTTGGAGATAAGCAATGTGTAGTGCCTTTAAGTGGAGGTTATGATTCTAGATTAATACTTTATTTGTTAAAAGAAGCAGGAATAACTAATGTTGTTTGCTTTAGTTATGGAATTAAGAGTAACTATGAAAAGAATATATCAAAAAAGATCGCTGATTTATTTAATTTTAAATGGATATTTGTAGAATATTCAGAGGGCTTGTGGTTAAATACTCTAAATTCACCTAAAATAAAAGAGTATTTTGATTTTTCAGGAAATTATACTTCACTTCCTCATATTCAAGATTTTCCAGCCATTGAGTTTCTCGTTTCTAAAAAAATCATTGATTATGATAGTTATATTATCCCGGGTCACTCATATGACTTTTTAGCTGGTAGTCATTTAAATAAAAAAATAATAAATAAGAAACAATTTTCTAATGAAGAAATAAACAAATTAATTTTTGAAAAACATTATAGTTTAGTTATTCAAAAATATGATCATCGAAAAATTGTTAATATTAATAATGAGATATTAGATAATACAGAGGCATTTTCTATAGTTGATGAATGGAATTGGAAAGAAAGGCAATCTAAATTTATTGTTAACTCTGTTAGAGTATATGAATTTTTTGATTTGAAATGGTTATTACCCTTATGGGATAAAACATTAATGGACTTTTGGAGTAAAATTCCTATGGAATATTGTATTGAACGAAATTTATTTAAATTACATTTCAATTATAGATTTAATAATAATGAAGAAATTCTTAAGGATAATATATCTTTTTCAAAAAAAGATGCTATAAAATCTCTAATGAAGAAGTGGTATTTTTCAAGTATTTTATTAAATACGATTACAATCATTATTTCTTATACATCTGAGAATTATTCATTATTTGGAGTTGTACCTAGAAAGAAATTTATTATTGAATCAATTCTTAAAAAGAAAACATCGATTAACTCTTTTTTATCAGAGTATTACATAAAACAAAATAAAATAAAATGA
- a CDS encoding IS3 family transposase, with protein sequence MCKLLCICRSSYYDWLNRKESKRTISDRNISNEIKAVYKESKGRFGSPKVTKILNNNGFHVSRPKVARMMKREGLRSIISRKFKVQTTLSDHDFRISPNLLDRNFNPHLPSKAWVSDITYLWTSNGWTYLTIIMDLFDRQIIGWSISDTMTMDETVNRAWKMAILNRKPSHGLIFHSDRGVQYASKSFRRILNNHNVVQSMSRKGNCWDNAVAENFFKILKYEYTNHVSFQNLFHVKLEVAEYIEIWYNRKRPHSKLGYVSPNFYYNYKKFKVA encoded by the coding sequence ATGTGTAAATTATTATGCATTTGCCGTAGTAGTTACTATGATTGGTTGAATAGAAAAGAATCAAAAAGAACAATTTCAGATAGAAATATTTCGAATGAAATAAAAGCTGTATATAAAGAATCAAAAGGAAGGTTTGGTAGTCCTAAAGTAACCAAAATATTAAATAATAATGGTTTTCATGTCTCTAGACCTAAAGTAGCTAGAATGATGAAAAGAGAGGGTTTAAGAAGTATTATAAGTCGAAAATTTAAAGTTCAAACTACTTTATCAGATCATGATTTTAGAATATCTCCAAATCTTTTAGATCGAAACTTCAATCCACATTTACCATCAAAAGCGTGGGTGTCTGATATCACTTATTTATGGACTTCTAATGGATGGACTTATCTGACAATAATTATGGATTTATTTGATAGACAAATTATAGGTTGGTCCATATCAGATACAATGACTATGGATGAAACGGTAAACCGAGCATGGAAAATGGCTATATTAAATAGAAAACCATCTCATGGGTTAATCTTTCATTCTGATCGAGGTGTACAGTATGCTAGCAAGAGTTTTCGAAGAATCCTTAATAATCATAATGTGGTACAAAGTATGTCTAGAAAGGGTAATTGTTGGGATAATGCTGTAGCAGAAAATTTCTTTAAGATTTTAAAATATGAATATACAAATCATGTTTCATTTCAAAATTTATTTCATGTGAAATTGGAAGTGGCAGAGTATATTGAAATTTGGTATAATAGAAAGAGACCTCATTCAAAATTGGGGTATGTTAGTCCCAATTTTTACTACAATTATAAAAAGTTTAAGGTGGCTTAA
- a CDS encoding undecaprenyl-phosphate glucose phosphotransferase produces MSVGKTKYLGAINLAIDLFILNISFLISVWLKFDQLSPRWAQESYEVFWFGLNTIWIILSLIIKPYSFSRTKRVIGVLRQYFFVLLLHAMSISTLLVFVKFTDVSREILVNLYLSFAFLLSITKVVGIYLMRMYRRQGFSYKNVAVLGYGPLAVEVRKFFRVHPEYGFRFLGFFDDHSKEMYVEGQIKDFKDFAINKDVNEVYCCIPYVDYELIRELIDWGESHMIKVKLITDFRGFASKGITLDRYDEIPVLDVSPVPLDDQQNQLVKRVFDTAFSFSVIVLLMSWLTPLMALIIKIESKGPVFFKQKRTGKDGKAFWCYKFRSMAVNTDSDAKQATKGDMRITKVGAFIRKTSIDELPQFFNVFLGNMSVVGPRPHMLRHTEEYTKVVEKFMSRHLVKPGITGLAQARGYRGETENDDYAMKGRVKLDRFYVNNWSLWFDVQIIIDTVMGIVNGDEKAY; encoded by the coding sequence ATGTCAGTAGGTAAAACAAAGTATCTGGGAGCTATAAACTTAGCTATAGATCTATTTATATTAAATATTTCTTTTTTAATTTCAGTTTGGTTGAAATTTGATCAATTATCTCCAAGGTGGGCTCAAGAATCTTATGAGGTATTTTGGTTTGGTTTAAATACAATTTGGATAATACTATCTTTAATAATTAAACCTTATTCGTTTTCAAGGACAAAACGAGTGATTGGAGTGCTAAGACAATACTTTTTTGTATTGCTTCTACATGCAATGTCAATATCTACTCTTTTAGTTTTTGTTAAGTTCACTGATGTGTCAAGAGAAATTTTAGTGAATCTCTATTTAAGTTTTGCATTTTTATTATCTATTACAAAAGTTGTAGGTATCTACCTAATGCGCATGTATCGTCGTCAAGGTTTTAGTTATAAAAATGTAGCTGTGCTTGGTTATGGTCCGTTAGCAGTAGAAGTAAGAAAATTTTTCAGAGTACATCCAGAATATGGTTTTAGATTCTTAGGATTCTTTGATGACCATTCGAAAGAGATGTATGTAGAAGGACAAATTAAAGACTTTAAGGATTTTGCAATTAATAAAGATGTTAATGAAGTTTATTGCTGTATCCCTTATGTTGATTATGAATTAATACGAGAGTTAATTGATTGGGGAGAGAGCCATATGATTAAAGTAAAGTTAATTACTGACTTTAGGGGCTTTGCTTCTAAAGGTATTACTTTAGATAGATATGATGAAATTCCAGTCTTAGATGTTTCCCCAGTTCCATTAGATGATCAACAAAACCAGTTAGTGAAAAGAGTTTTTGATACTGCTTTTTCATTTTCAGTAATTGTACTTTTAATGTCTTGGTTAACACCATTGATGGCTTTAATTATAAAAATTGAATCAAAAGGCCCTGTATTCTTTAAACAAAAAAGAACTGGTAAGGATGGTAAAGCATTTTGGTGCTATAAGTTTCGCTCTATGGCTGTGAATACAGACTCAGATGCAAAGCAGGCTACTAAAGGAGATATGCGAATTACTAAAGTTGGTGCATTTATTAGAAAAACATCTATAGATGAATTACCACAATTTTTTAATGTATTCTTAGGTAATATGTCTGTAGTAGGTCCTAGACCACATATGTTACGTCATACGGAAGAATATACTAAAGTAGTAGAAAAGTTTATGTCTAGGCACTTAGTGAAACCTGGTATAACAGGATTAGCTCAGGCTAGAGGATATAGAGGAGAAACTGAGAATGATGATTATGCAATGAAAGGTAGGGTAAAACTTGATCGTTTTTATGTGAATAATTGGAGTTTATGGTTCGATGTTCAAATTATCATTGATACTGTAATGGGTATTGTAAACGGTGATGAAAAAGCGTATTAA